A section of the Anabaena cylindrica PCC 7122 genome encodes:
- a CDS encoding DEAD/DEAH box helicase, with product MGRNPTLTFDRGTLILHPPPRSKAWIDYATWDDRIEKFRIPAIRYRSLVEAMQESETDFIDEAKGFYPLDLVASLEMTPYPHQTEALAAWKLAGRQGVVVLPTAAGKTYLAQMAMQATPRTTLIVVPTLDLMHQWYAHLTAAFPDAELGLLGGGSRDRTPILVATYDSAAIHVESLGNKYALIIFDECHHLPTDFNRVIAEYAIAPYRLGLSATPERTDGKHADLNILIGREVYRKRAEDLAGKALAEHQIVQIKVKLSQLERERYNNLIQTRNDFLKQSRISLGSLQGWQMFVQMSARSQIGRRAMLAHRQAKEIALGTDGKIRILMDLLAEHYPARVLIFTADNATVYRISQDLLIPAITHQTPVKERHQILTKFKEGEYNTLVASHVLNEGVDVPAASIAIILSGTGSAREYIQRLGRVLRKGNIENKQAILYEVVAEDTSEEGTSARRRGENKSRGAEEQGSRGEKKKGRKENLQVVYGGGKERDLKAAEQLEINYSTNKKDVTNGVTDSSSKRGGNYPEETET from the coding sequence ATGGGTCGCAACCCCACCTTAACTTTTGATCGTGGCACGTTAATTTTACACCCACCACCACGCAGCAAAGCTTGGATAGATTATGCGACATGGGATGATAGAATCGAAAAATTTCGGATTCCGGCAATTAGATATCGGTCTTTAGTCGAGGCAATGCAAGAGTCCGAAACGGACTTTATTGATGAGGCTAAGGGATTTTATCCTCTAGATTTGGTTGCCAGTTTAGAGATGACTCCCTATCCCCACCAAACTGAGGCTTTAGCCGCTTGGAAATTGGCAGGAAGGCAGGGGGTTGTGGTGCTACCCACGGCTGCGGGTAAGACTTATTTGGCACAAATGGCGATGCAAGCGACACCACGGACAACGTTGATTGTTGTCCCCACTTTGGATTTGATGCATCAATGGTATGCACACCTAACGGCGGCGTTTCCTGATGCGGAGTTGGGGTTGCTGGGTGGTGGTTCACGAGATAGAACACCGATTTTGGTGGCTACTTATGATAGTGCGGCTATTCATGTGGAAAGTTTGGGTAATAAATATGCCTTAATTATCTTTGATGAATGCCATCATTTACCGACAGATTTTAATCGAGTAATTGCTGAATATGCGATCGCACCGTATCGACTAGGATTATCTGCCACACCGGAACGCACAGATGGCAAACACGCTGATTTAAACATTCTCATTGGCAGAGAAGTTTATCGCAAGCGAGCTGAAGACTTAGCAGGTAAGGCTTTAGCAGAACATCAAATTGTGCAGATTAAGGTGAAGTTATCTCAACTTGAGCGAGAAAGGTATAACAATTTAATTCAAACTCGCAATGATTTTTTGAAACAATCACGGATTTCTCTAGGCAGTCTGCAAGGTTGGCAGATGTTTGTGCAAATGAGTGCGCGATCGCAAATCGGACGCAGAGCGATGTTAGCACATCGGCAAGCAAAAGAAATCGCCCTGGGGACTGATGGTAAAATCAGAATTTTGATGGATTTATTGGCTGAACATTATCCCGCTAGGGTGTTGATTTTTACGGCAGATAATGCCACGGTTTATCGCATTTCTCAAGATTTGTTAATTCCGGCTATTACTCATCAAACTCCTGTGAAGGAAAGGCATCAAATTTTAACTAAGTTTAAGGAAGGTGAATATAATACTTTAGTCGCTTCTCATGTGTTAAATGAGGGGGTTGATGTTCCTGCGGCTTCCATAGCAATTATTTTGTCTGGGACTGGTTCAGCAAGGGAATATATTCAGCGTTTGGGAAGGGTTTTACGGAAGGGTAATATTGAAAATAAACAGGCGATTTTATATGAAGTCGTGGCTGAGGATACTAGTGAGGAAGGAACTTCGGCTCGGAGGAGGGGGGAGAATAAAAGCAGAGGAGCAGAGGAGCAGGGGAGCAGAGGGGAGAAGAAGAAAGGAAGAAAGGAAAATTTACAGGTTGTTTATGGGGGTGGGAAGGAAAGAGATTTGAAGGCGGCAGAACAGTTAGAGATTAATTATTCAACTAATAAGAAAGATGTTACCAACGGAGTTACTGATTCATCGTCAAAACGGGGAGGAAATTATCCCGAAGAGACTGAAACTTGA
- a CDS encoding adenylate/guanylate cyclase domain-containing protein, whose product MIPKRDFGRTQIEALFTPRIADWQIDESFVTSYREQRRQFLLKRLQLQTKIMLIAGLTLTAFFIWVNQQPQEKINAFKIGFLIEFFILVCWLLCKTPLGRRYPHIFFLSLSWSVTCVVQIYTAILFNFVEPFTNIWSLMFISQATLIPVLWRSHLISQLGTVVFYLGLYLIYRPQFRNPLYFYVENGIYLFWTGIICVFSVYLYEKLKKQEFRARQELEIAQQKSEKLILNILPAVIAEQLKQEHTTTIADSFLEVTVLFADIVGFTELSSQTSPPQLVEFLNEIFCLFDELAERHGVEKIKTIGDAYMAVAGLPNHRSDHAIAIADMALDMQLALAQFSQEQNQSFRIRIGISTGPVVAGVIGLKKFAYDLWGDTVNTASRMESHGIAGSIQVCEASYDLLKGKYYLEKRGLIKVKGKGEMNTYLLLGTKTIKN is encoded by the coding sequence ATGATTCCCAAAAGAGATTTTGGCAGAACTCAAATAGAAGCGCTATTTACCCCAAGGATAGCCGACTGGCAAATAGATGAAAGCTTTGTCACATCCTACAGAGAACAGCGACGGCAGTTCCTGCTTAAACGCCTACAACTGCAAACTAAAATCATGCTGATTGCAGGATTAACACTGACTGCTTTTTTTATCTGGGTAAATCAGCAACCACAGGAAAAAATCAACGCCTTTAAAATTGGTTTCTTAATTGAATTTTTCATTTTAGTTTGTTGGTTGTTATGCAAAACCCCTCTCGGTCGTCGTTATCCACATATATTTTTTTTAAGTTTATCTTGGTCTGTAACTTGCGTTGTCCAAATTTATACGGCAATTCTTTTTAATTTTGTAGAACCATTTACTAATATTTGGAGCTTGATGTTTATCAGTCAAGCAACACTTATTCCTGTATTATGGCGAAGTCATCTGATATCGCAACTTGGTACAGTTGTCTTTTATTTAGGATTATATCTGATCTATCGTCCACAATTTAGGAACCCATTATATTTCTATGTAGAAAATGGAATTTATTTATTTTGGACAGGAATAATTTGTGTGTTTTCTGTTTATTTATATGAAAAATTAAAAAAACAAGAGTTTAGAGCTAGACAAGAATTAGAAATAGCCCAGCAGAAATCAGAAAAACTAATTTTAAATATTTTACCAGCAGTAATTGCTGAACAACTCAAACAGGAACATACTACTACAATTGCTGATAGCTTTTTAGAAGTTACAGTTTTATTCGCTGATATTGTGGGATTTACAGAACTTTCTAGCCAGACCTCTCCACCCCAACTAGTCGAATTTTTAAACGAAATATTCTGCCTATTTGACGAATTAGCAGAACGTCATGGAGTAGAGAAAATCAAAACCATTGGTGATGCCTATATGGCTGTTGCTGGTTTACCTAATCACCGTAGTGATCATGCCATAGCTATAGCCGATATGGCATTGGATATGCAACTGGCTTTAGCTCAGTTTAGCCAAGAACAAAACCAATCGTTTCGTATCCGCATTGGTATTAGTACAGGCCCAGTGGTCGCAGGGGTAATTGGGTTAAAGAAATTTGCCTATGACCTGTGGGGAGACACAGTTAATACTGCTAGTAGAATGGAATCTCATGGTATTGCAGGTAGTATCCAAGTTTGTGAAGCTAGTTATGATCTGTTAAAAGGAAAGTATTACCTGGAAAAACGCGGATTAATTAAAGTCAAAGGTAAAGGGGAAATGAATACTTATTTACTCTTAGGCACAAAAACAATTAAAAATTAA
- a CDS encoding hybrid sensor histidine kinase/response regulator, giving the protein MKVRVSLILEYIVAIVSVSIALLLTAVLHTVLQSDVFLMFYAAVAISTWYGGIKPGILATILSIIAVGYYFIDPKFSFYIGNQNSVIKLVLFLLVTIFLSWLNSELRTAKQNLKISNQQLAFSELKFRRLRNSNIIGVIISEINGSILEANDAFLNIIGYTREDLLSGRINWREITPPEYLEQSKNIIIELKKIGFHQPFEKEYIRKDGNRISILMGLALLEKNSEQVIGFAVDLSKRKQVEDNLRQKEEELRLITNTLPVNISYIDAQQRYRFNNKGYEEWFGVPTSEIYGQHLQEFLGESVYQSIYPYVETVLSGEQVSYESKLFHQDGKQHDVSITYIPQFNQQGKVEGFVALIRDITEQKQAQAALKQSEEKFRKLTEKVRVIPWEADAATGNFTYIGPQTEDILGYPLNDWYSDNFWTQHIHPEDQEWVIKYCLECSHSLNNYEFEYRMLAADGSVVWLYDIVSVVQGEDRPKQLHGLMIDMTERKQVEQEREQLLEREKAARAEAETANRIKDEFLATLSHELRTPLNAILGWIQLLRSRKFDENTTVIGLETIDRNSHALAQLIEDVLDVSRIIRGKLQLNLHAVELIPVVETAIETLRPAADAKEIVIESEFDPAAGIVTGDANRLQQIVWNLLTNAVKFTPKGGRVKVQIERINSRVQIRVTDTGAGISADFLPHVFERFRQADSSTTRSHGGLGLGLAIVRHLVELHGGTVSATSPGIEQGATFIVNLPMKAVAISDKPEQFSPIKNSDYVNHQLSILEGLRVLIVDDEADARHLLTTILGQYGAKVMAVSSAPEAITALPEFHPDILVSDIGMPQEDGYTLIRKIRTLPSDEGGKIPAAALTAYARAEDRTQALLAGFQLHIPKPVNPTELAAVVANLAQRTR; this is encoded by the coding sequence TTGAAAGTAAGAGTTTCTCTAATATTAGAGTATATTGTAGCTATTGTATCTGTTAGTATTGCTTTGCTACTAACAGCAGTGTTACATACAGTACTACAATCTGATGTTTTTCTGATGTTTTACGCTGCTGTAGCCATAAGTACCTGGTATGGTGGCATCAAGCCAGGGATACTAGCTACTATTTTGTCTATTATAGCTGTTGGCTACTATTTTATAGATCCCAAATTTTCATTTTATATTGGTAATCAAAATAGTGTTATTAAGTTAGTTTTATTTTTGCTAGTTACAATATTTCTTAGCTGGTTAAATTCAGAATTACGTACTGCTAAACAGAATTTAAAAATAAGTAATCAGCAGCTTGCATTCAGTGAATTAAAATTTAGACGGTTGAGAAATTCTAATATTATTGGGGTGATTATATCTGAAATAAATGGTAGCATTTTAGAAGCAAATGATGCTTTTTTAAATATAATTGGTTATACCAGAGAAGATCTATTATCAGGAAGGATAAATTGGAGAGAAATAACACCTCCAGAATATCTAGAACAAAGCAAAAATATAATAATAGAACTAAAAAAGATAGGATTTCATCAACCTTTTGAAAAAGAATACATCCGTAAAGATGGTAATCGCATTAGTATTCTCATGGGGTTAGCTTTATTAGAAAAAAATTCAGAACAAGTAATTGGATTTGCTGTAGATTTAAGTAAACGCAAACAGGTTGAGGATAACCTACGTCAAAAAGAAGAAGAATTACGCTTGATTACAAATACTTTGCCAGTGAATATTTCTTATATTGATGCTCAACAGCGCTATCGTTTTAATAATAAAGGATATGAAGAATGGTTCGGTGTACCCACATCAGAAATTTATGGGCAGCACCTGCAAGAATTTTTAGGAGAATCAGTTTATCAATCAATTTATCCCTATGTGGAAACAGTATTGTCAGGAGAGCAAGTCAGCTATGAAAGCAAATTATTTCATCAAGATGGTAAACAGCATGATGTCAGTATTACTTATATTCCCCAATTCAATCAGCAAGGTAAAGTTGAAGGATTTGTTGCTTTAATTAGAGATATTACAGAGCAAAAACAAGCACAAGCTGCCCTCAAACAAAGTGAAGAAAAATTTAGGAAACTGACAGAAAAAGTCCGAGTAATTCCTTGGGAAGCAGATGCTGCAACGGGAAATTTTACCTATATTGGTCCACAAACTGAAGATATTCTTGGTTATCCCTTGAATGATTGGTACAGTGACAATTTTTGGACACAACATATACATCCAGAAGATCAAGAATGGGTAATAAAATATTGCCTTGAATGTTCGCATTCACTAAATAATTACGAATTTGAATATAGAATGTTAGCCGCAGATGGCAGCGTTGTCTGGTTGTATGACATTGTGAGTGTGGTGCAGGGTGAAGATAGGCCAAAGCAACTGCATGGGTTAATGATTGACATGACTGAACGCAAGCAAGTAGAACAAGAACGGGAACAATTACTAGAGCGAGAAAAAGCCGCTAGGGCTGAAGCTGAAACCGCTAACCGCATTAAAGATGAGTTTTTAGCCACACTCTCCCACGAACTCCGTACTCCTCTCAATGCCATATTGGGGTGGATACAGCTACTCAGAAGCCGTAAGTTTGATGAAAACACTACTGTGATAGGATTGGAAACAATTGACCGTAATAGCCATGCTTTAGCGCAATTAATTGAAGATGTTTTGGATGTATCAAGGATTATTCGTGGCAAACTACAATTAAATCTGCACGCAGTTGAACTTATTCCAGTGGTGGAAACTGCTATTGAGACTTTGCGTCCGGCCGCAGATGCTAAAGAAATTGTGATTGAGTCTGAATTTGATCCAGCAGCGGGCATTGTGACGGGTGATGCCAACCGCTTGCAACAAATAGTATGGAATTTGCTTACCAATGCTGTTAAGTTCACCCCCAAGGGGGGAAGAGTTAAGGTACAAATAGAGCGCATTAATTCCCGCGTGCAAATTCGAGTTACTGATACTGGTGCTGGAATTTCTGCCGATTTTTTACCTCATGTATTTGAGCGTTTTCGCCAAGCTGATAGCTCAACTACGCGATCGCATGGTGGTTTAGGATTAGGATTAGCGATCGTCCGTCATTTGGTAGAATTACACGGCGGTACAGTTTCTGCAACAAGTCCAGGAATTGAACAAGGAGCAACTTTCATCGTCAATTTACCCATGAAAGCCGTTGCTATATCCGATAAACCCGAACAGTTTTCACCGATAAAGAATAGTGATTATGTGAATCATCAATTATCCATTCTGGAAGGTTTGCGAGTACTTATTGTTGATGATGAAGCAGACGCTCGGCATTTGCTGACCACAATTTTAGGACAATATGGCGCTAAAGTTATGGCTGTTAGTTCTGCTCCCGAAGCAATCACAGCTTTACCAGAATTTCACCCAGATATATTAGTTAGTGATATTGGTATGCCCCAAGAAGATGGCTATACACTAATTCGGAAAATTAGAACTCTTCCTAGTGATGAAGGTGGAAAAATTCCCGCAGCCGCGCTGACAGCTTATGCTAGAGCAGAAGACCGGACTCAAGCTTTGTTAGCTGGATTTCAGTTACATATCCCCAAACCAGTCAATCCGACGGAGTTAGCAGCGGTAGTTGCTAATTTGGCTCAGAGAACTAGATAA
- a CDS encoding serine/threonine protein kinase, with product MLQVDHILQDRYQIERQLGNNGIRQTWLAKDLQAADEKNSLVVVKLLAFGGGVQWDDLKLFEREAQILKQLNHDRIPQYIDYFCIDDRNLWFGLVQEYIPGKSLKEKLVDGNRFSEKQTLKIANQILKILIYLHDLNPGVLHRDIKPSNLIWGEDNQIYLVDFGAVQDKAAKEGVTFTVVGTYGYAPIEQFGGRAIPASDLYALGATLIHLLTGLAPADLPQKDLRLQFVDRVNISPSFASWLQKLTEPSPEQRFSDARQALDALKSGQIVKSAPKNQVLEEEFINNSGCGVFNSSEAVPEEILGWNWGAFLMPWFWIWPNYVWLYGLVSFIPYLGWIMAIALGANGNTWAWKSRRWRSIKQFKEHQRGWAIAGMMIGVPMSILFWGSAIVILKSMLGI from the coding sequence ATGCTGCAAGTAGACCACATATTACAAGACCGCTATCAAATTGAACGCCAACTTGGTAATAATGGGATTCGTCAAACTTGGTTAGCTAAGGATTTACAAGCTGCGGATGAAAAAAATTCGTTAGTGGTAGTCAAACTCTTAGCTTTTGGTGGTGGTGTTCAGTGGGATGACTTGAAATTATTTGAACGGGAAGCACAGATTCTCAAACAGCTAAATCATGACCGCATTCCTCAGTATATTGATTATTTTTGCATTGATGACCGAAATCTTTGGTTTGGCTTAGTCCAAGAATATATTCCTGGAAAATCACTCAAAGAAAAACTTGTAGACGGTAACAGGTTTAGCGAAAAACAAACCTTGAAAATTGCCAATCAAATCCTGAAAATTCTTATTTATTTACACGATTTAAATCCAGGAGTTTTACATCGGGATATTAAACCGAGTAATTTAATTTGGGGTGAAGATAATCAAATTTATTTAGTTGATTTTGGTGCAGTTCAAGATAAAGCTGCTAAGGAAGGTGTGACTTTTACTGTAGTGGGTACTTATGGTTATGCACCTATAGAACAATTCGGGGGTCGGGCGATTCCTGCATCAGATTTGTATGCTTTGGGAGCAACTTTAATTCATTTGTTAACTGGTCTTGCACCCGCAGATTTACCGCAAAAAGATTTACGTTTGCAATTTGTTGACCGAGTTAATATTAGTCCTAGTTTTGCCAGTTGGTTACAAAAACTGACAGAACCATCACCAGAACAGCGTTTTTCTGATGCTCGTCAAGCACTAGATGCTCTCAAATCCGGCCAGATTGTTAAATCAGCGCCAAAGAATCAAGTTTTAGAAGAAGAATTTATCAATAATTCAGGATGTGGTGTATTTAATAGCTCAGAGGCAGTTCCAGAGGAAATTTTAGGTTGGAATTGGGGCGCATTTCTGATGCCTTGGTTTTGGATTTGGCCTAATTATGTTTGGTTGTATGGATTAGTTTCTTTTATACCCTACCTTGGGTGGATAATGGCGATCGCACTCGGAGCAAATGGTAATACTTGGGCTTGGAAGAGTAGACGTTGGCGTAGCATTAAACAATTTAAAGAACATCAACGAGGTTGGGCGATCGCTGGGATGATGATTGGTGTGCCTATGAGTATTCTATTTTGGGGTAGTGCGATCGTAATTCTCAAATCAATGTTGGGGATTTGA
- the msrA gene encoding peptide-methionine (S)-S-oxide reductase MsrA translates to MGIFGFGKKSGMPTPEQALPGRTETMPVPAKHYVNSNPLKPPFPEGLETAMFGLGCFWGAERKFWQLEGVYSTAVGYAAGYTPNPTYQEVCSGMTGHNEVVLVVFDPQVVSYSQLLKVFWESHNPTQGMRQGNDSGTQYRSGIYAYSKAQKQLAEASRHAYQLALNGAGYGEITTEILDAPEFYYAENYHQQYLAKNPGGYCGLGGTNVACPVGIAEAPVS, encoded by the coding sequence ATGGGAATATTCGGATTTGGTAAAAAGTCAGGGATGCCTACACCTGAGCAAGCTTTGCCAGGAAGAACAGAAACTATGCCTGTACCCGCAAAGCACTACGTCAACAGCAATCCTCTTAAGCCTCCTTTTCCTGAAGGTTTAGAAACAGCAATGTTTGGCTTAGGCTGTTTTTGGGGTGCTGAAAGGAAGTTTTGGCAACTAGAAGGAGTTTACAGCACTGCGGTAGGTTATGCGGCTGGTTACACACCCAATCCTACCTATCAAGAAGTATGCAGCGGTATGACTGGTCATAATGAAGTCGTGTTGGTTGTCTTTGACCCTCAAGTAGTTAGTTATTCTCAACTGCTGAAAGTATTTTGGGAAAGCCACAACCCTACCCAAGGGATGCGTCAAGGTAATGACTCTGGCACTCAGTACCGTTCGGGAATTTATGCTTATTCTAAAGCTCAAAAACAACTAGCTGAAGCATCACGGCACGCTTATCAACTAGCGCTCAATGGTGCAGGTTATGGGGAGATTACCACGGAAATTTTAGATGCACCTGAGTTTTATTATGCTGAAAACTACCATCAGCAATATTTAGCTAAAAACCCAGGTGGTTATTGTGGTTTAGGTGGTACTAATGTTGCTTGTCCTGTGGGTATTGCTGAAGCTCCTGTAAGTTAG
- a CDS encoding SDR family oxidoreductase, translating into MLSLANQIILITGASSGIGAACAQVFAPTGAKLILAARRWERLQELGETLNLAADKIHLLQLDVCVGVASQGHRSSVESVISNLPPDWSNIDILINNAGLSRGLDKLHEGDIQDWEEMIDTNIKGLLYLTRYVVPGMVARGRGHVINLGSIAGHQTYPGGNVYCATKAAVKAISEGLKQDLLGTPVRVTSVDPGMVDTEFSQVRFHGDTERAKKVYAGLTPLTPDDVADAIFFCATRPTHVNINEVILMPVDQASATLVNRRT; encoded by the coding sequence ATGCTTTCCCTTGCAAATCAAATTATCTTAATTACAGGTGCTAGTAGCGGAATTGGTGCAGCTTGCGCTCAAGTCTTTGCCCCCACAGGTGCAAAACTCATTTTAGCAGCACGACGCTGGGAACGTTTGCAAGAGTTAGGTGAGACTTTAAATCTGGCTGCTGACAAAATCCATTTATTGCAACTTGATGTGTGCGTAGGCGTAGCCAGCCAAGGGCATCGCTCTTCAGTTGAGTCAGTTATCTCTAATTTACCCCCAGATTGGTCAAATATCGACATCTTAATCAACAACGCTGGTTTAAGTCGCGGTTTAGATAAGCTGCATGAAGGCGATATCCAAGACTGGGAAGAAATGATTGATACTAATATTAAGGGTTTGCTTTATCTCACCCGCTATGTTGTACCGGGAATGGTTGCCCGTGGTCGGGGTCATGTCATCAATCTAGGTTCTATAGCAGGACATCAAACTTACCCCGGTGGTAATGTCTATTGTGCTACAAAAGCCGCTGTTAAAGCCATTTCTGAAGGTTTAAAACAAGACTTGTTAGGAACTCCAGTGCGGGTGACTTCTGTTGATCCTGGCATGGTAGACACAGAATTTAGTCAAGTCCGGTTTCATGGTGATACAGAACGAGCTAAAAAGGTTTATGCAGGTCTGACTCCCCTGACTCCTGATGATGTAGCTGATGCCATATTTTTCTGTGCTACTAGACCTACTCATGTCAATATTAACGAAGTGATATTGATGCCTGTTGACCAAGCTAGTGCCACATTAGTCAATCGACGCACCTAA
- a CDS encoding magnesium transporter CorA family protein has product MLILISFSPNHLEFFSSKEVDAVLEKIDSSHNIWLRCINFRNRTGIAKIINHFGLNSSRTNMIFNHCSVGIDEDIEDCLFDSFEIMTHQIKNHDFEVVRGSIVVGKNFIITFEITEIRIFSILNNYIQKGTIDIRQWGVDYILYLISKDILNNYYSVFDYISRQLDDLEDEVLGDLGDELTYQKIAIMRQSTRVGRRNFQSIKSLLVIMNYEDFQWLSQPVKVLFNQELVHHVDNLWQEYINLRTWMSELMEIQRDNVASKTSERINRLTILSSIFLPITFLAGLYGMNFKYMPELEQPWAYPTLLCMMALIVVSSIVYAKQQRWL; this is encoded by the coding sequence ATGCTAATTCTCATTAGCTTTTCTCCGAATCATCTGGAGTTTTTCAGCAGTAAGGAAGTCGATGCGGTACTCGAAAAAATTGATAGTTCTCATAATATTTGGTTGCGTTGTATTAATTTCCGCAATCGCACAGGAATAGCTAAAATTATCAACCATTTCGGACTCAATTCATCTCGTACCAACATGATTTTCAACCATTGTTCTGTAGGAATAGATGAAGATATAGAAGATTGTTTATTTGATAGTTTTGAAATTATGACGCATCAAATAAAAAATCATGATTTTGAAGTGGTGCGTGGCAGCATTGTAGTGGGGAAAAATTTTATAATTACATTTGAAATCACTGAAATCAGAATATTTAGTATCTTAAATAATTATATTCAGAAGGGAACTATAGATATTCGACAGTGGGGAGTTGATTATATTTTATATCTAATTTCTAAAGATATATTAAACAATTACTATAGTGTATTTGACTATATTTCCAGACAGCTTGATGATTTAGAAGATGAAGTATTAGGGGATCTTGGTGATGAATTAACTTACCAAAAAATTGCTATCATGCGCCAATCTACTCGCGTAGGACGGCGTAATTTCCAAAGTATCAAGTCACTTCTAGTTATTATGAATTACGAAGATTTCCAATGGTTATCCCAACCAGTAAAAGTACTATTTAATCAAGAATTAGTTCATCACGTTGATAATCTTTGGCAAGAATATATTAATTTGAGAACTTGGATGTCAGAATTAATGGAAATTCAACGCGATAATGTTGCCAGTAAAACCAGTGAACGAATCAATCGTCTAACTATCCTCTCGTCTATATTCTTACCAATCACCTTCCTTGCTGGCCTCTATGGTATGAACTTCAAATATATGCCGGAATTAGAGCAACCCTGGGCTTATCCTACTCTTCTGTGTATGATGGCATTAATTGTAGTTAGTAGTATCGTTTACGCTAAACAACAACGTTGGTTATAG
- a CDS encoding tRNA-(ms[2]io[6]A)-hydroxylase, translating to MLSSPLPTINALKQPTSDAWVAQAIANLDIILLDHSHCERKAAGVALNFMFRYPSNTKMVRELTAIAREELEHFELVNQWLERRHIPLAPLSAPPYGASLKAQVRKKEPEQFLDNLLVTGLIEARSHERLGLLAANCPEPELAKFYRGLMASEARHFGTYWVLADTYYDREKVMQRLDELAIAESEILATLHPEPRIHS from the coding sequence GTGCTTAGTTCTCCTTTACCAACTATCAATGCTCTCAAACAGCCTACTAGTGATGCTTGGGTAGCGCAAGCGATCGCTAATTTGGATATTATTTTACTCGATCACTCCCACTGTGAGCGCAAAGCAGCGGGTGTAGCCTTAAATTTTATGTTTCGTTACCCCTCTAATACTAAGATGGTGAGGGAGCTAACTGCGATCGCACGAGAAGAGCTAGAACACTTTGAGCTAGTTAACCAATGGTTAGAACGTCGCCACATTCCCCTAGCACCTCTATCAGCACCTCCCTACGGTGCAAGTTTAAAAGCACAGGTAAGAAAAAAAGAACCAGAGCAATTTTTAGATAATTTATTAGTTACTGGTTTAATTGAAGCACGCAGTCACGAACGTTTAGGATTATTAGCGGCTAATTGTCCAGAACCAGAATTAGCTAAATTTTATCGTGGTTTAATGGCATCAGAAGCGCGACATTTTGGGACATATTGGGTTTTAGCAGATACTTATTATGACCGAGAAAAGGTTATGCAAAGACTGGATGAATTAGCAATTGCTGAGAGTGAAATATTAGCAACTTTACACCCAGAACCAAGGATTCATAGTTAA